From the Exiguobacterium aurantiacum genome, one window contains:
- the dnaJ gene encoding molecular chaperone DnaJ: MAKRDYYEVLGLDKSASAQDIKRAYRKLARQYHPDINQEPDAADKFKELGEAYEVLSDEQKRAQYDRFGFEGASQFGGGGDFQGGFGDIFDMFFGGGGRRQDPNAPRRGEDYQYVVDLDFMESVTGKTETIDLEIEVECDTCMGSGAKPGTKPETCGRCGGSGVETVEQNTILGRMVNQRTCSQCHGSGKTIKEKCETCHGSGHVKKQKQVEVKIPAGIDNGQQIRLSGKGGPGYNGGPAGDLYIVVRVRAHEIFERVDQHITMEMPVTYAQAALGAELEVPTVQGKVSLKVPAGTQTGSKFRLRGKGMPSVRGGGNGDQYVNIVVMTPTNMTDRQKELLREFEEISGEAGVEEQHGLFQKMKKFFSQ; this comes from the coding sequence GTGGCGAAACGAGATTATTATGAAGTGCTTGGCCTAGACAAATCGGCCTCGGCGCAAGACATCAAGCGGGCGTATCGCAAGCTCGCACGACAATATCACCCAGACATCAACCAAGAGCCGGATGCGGCCGATAAATTTAAAGAGCTCGGCGAAGCGTATGAAGTACTGTCAGACGAGCAGAAACGGGCCCAGTATGACCGCTTCGGTTTCGAAGGGGCCAGTCAGTTCGGTGGCGGTGGCGACTTCCAAGGCGGCTTCGGGGATATCTTTGACATGTTCTTCGGTGGCGGCGGACGTCGTCAAGACCCGAACGCTCCGCGTCGCGGCGAAGATTATCAATACGTCGTCGATCTCGATTTCATGGAGAGTGTGACCGGTAAGACGGAAACAATCGACCTCGAGATCGAAGTGGAATGTGACACGTGCATGGGCAGCGGCGCCAAACCGGGAACGAAACCGGAGACGTGCGGCCGTTGTGGCGGTAGCGGTGTCGAGACGGTTGAACAGAACACGATTCTCGGACGGATGGTCAACCAGCGGACGTGTAGCCAATGTCACGGCAGCGGGAAGACGATCAAAGAAAAATGTGAAACGTGCCATGGTTCTGGCCACGTCAAGAAACAGAAGCAAGTCGAAGTCAAGATTCCAGCCGGGATTGACAACGGCCAACAAATCCGTCTCTCCGGTAAAGGCGGCCCAGGTTATAACGGCGGACCAGCCGGTGACCTATATATCGTCGTCCGCGTCCGGGCCCACGAGATCTTTGAACGGGTCGACCAACACATCACGATGGAGATGCCGGTCACATACGCACAAGCAGCACTCGGTGCCGAGCTAGAAGTGCCAACCGTCCAGGGCAAGGTGAGCCTAAAAGTACCAGCCGGCACGCAGACCGGGTCGAAATTCCGCTTGCGCGGCAAAGGGATGCCGAGCGTCCGCGGCGGCGGCAACGGCGACCAGTACGTCAATATCGTCGTCATGACACCGACGAACATGACCGACCGTCAAAAAGAACTGCTTCGTGAGTTCGAAGAGATTAGCGGGGAAGCAGGCGTCGAAGAACAGCACGGCCTGTTCCAAAAAATGAAGAAGTTTTTTAGCCAGTAA
- the prmA gene encoding 50S ribosomal protein L11 methyltransferase → MKWSEICVHTTQQAVEAVSNLLHEVGAQGVVIEDVEDYDQMMAEDHFGEIWDVSGRESYPTSGVYVKAYVPASGDFQDTLAAFKKEVDGLRHMLDIGTGEVTVVEMDEEDWAHSWKQYYKPVKISQHLTIVPLWEDYEPQPEENVILLDPGMAFGTGTHPTTMLCIQAIENYIEPGDRLIDVGTGSGVLAIAAAKLGAQRVEALDLDAVAVESARQNVETNKAEDVVDVKTGDLLKGMTGEYDLVVANILADVIMLFIDDAYARVKPGGYFITSGIIGQKRAEVTEALKASGFAIEETRVMEDWVAIIAKKD, encoded by the coding sequence ATGAAATGGTCTGAAATTTGTGTCCACACGACACAGCAGGCAGTCGAAGCCGTATCGAACTTATTACATGAAGTGGGGGCACAAGGGGTCGTCATCGAGGACGTCGAAGATTACGACCAGATGATGGCCGAAGACCATTTCGGAGAAATTTGGGACGTGTCGGGCCGTGAATCGTATCCGACGTCCGGCGTCTACGTGAAAGCGTACGTCCCGGCGTCTGGCGATTTTCAAGACACGCTCGCCGCGTTCAAAAAAGAAGTGGACGGGTTGCGTCATATGCTCGACATCGGCACCGGTGAAGTGACGGTCGTCGAGATGGACGAAGAGGATTGGGCCCACTCGTGGAAACAATATTACAAGCCGGTCAAAATCTCACAACACCTTACGATCGTCCCGCTGTGGGAAGATTACGAACCACAACCGGAAGAGAATGTCATCTTGCTCGACCCGGGTATGGCGTTCGGGACGGGCACGCATCCGACGACGATGCTCTGCATCCAAGCAATCGAGAACTATATCGAGCCAGGTGACCGGTTGATTGACGTCGGAACGGGGTCGGGTGTGCTCGCCATCGCCGCGGCGAAGCTCGGCGCACAACGCGTCGAGGCGCTCGATTTGGATGCGGTTGCCGTCGAATCGGCGCGTCAGAATGTCGAGACGAACAAGGCGGAAGATGTCGTCGACGTGAAAACGGGTGACTTGTTGAAAGGAATGACGGGCGAATATGACCTCGTCGTCGCCAATATTTTGGCCGACGTCATCATGCTGTTCATCGATGACGCTTACGCACGCGTCAAGCCAGGTGGTTATTTCATCACATCGGGCATCATCGGGCAGAAGCGCGCCGAAGTGACGGAAGCGCTCAAGGCGTCCGGATTCGCGATTGAAGAGACACGTGTCATGGAAGACTGGGTCGCCATTATCGCGAAGAAGGACTAA